Proteins encoded together in one Kitasatospora albolonga window:
- a CDS encoding iron-siderophore ABC transporter substrate-binding protein gives MNLHRPVRTASRRAAQAVATLGAAALLLTGCGADSDSGSSKPSGDKPAKADSSASKTRTVKDATGAAVEIPAEPKRIVTLTQEDLDAVLALDIKPVGITNGQGLDKPPAYLADKVEGINIVGNLLQPVMDKVVAAKPDLILAGDMQDEQVLKQLREITPATLVTMAPADDWKLFFRGVGNAVNKLDAANKFITDHEAAAKAAGEKLGKNKGAEVSIVRWNPDGPSWMENKQFASGVALEMGLKRPASQNKDGNAHTPSLSLEKINEIDGDWLFLSTLTSDGAKALKDVQNKPAYKELGAVKNKQVVTVDGSVWSTRGGPLAADVVMEDYIKALSAK, from the coding sequence ATGAACCTGCACCGCCCTGTCCGCACCGCCTCCCGAAGAGCCGCTCAGGCCGTCGCCACGCTCGGGGCCGCCGCCCTCCTGCTCACCGGCTGCGGCGCGGACTCCGACTCCGGCAGCAGCAAGCCGTCCGGCGACAAGCCGGCCAAGGCGGACTCCTCCGCGTCCAAGACCCGGACCGTCAAGGACGCCACGGGTGCGGCCGTGGAGATACCCGCGGAGCCGAAGCGCATCGTGACGCTCACCCAGGAGGACCTGGACGCGGTGCTGGCGCTGGACATCAAGCCGGTCGGTATCACCAACGGGCAGGGCCTGGACAAGCCGCCGGCCTACCTGGCGGACAAGGTCGAGGGCATCAACATCGTCGGCAACCTGCTCCAGCCGGTCATGGACAAGGTCGTGGCCGCCAAGCCCGACCTGATCCTCGCCGGTGACATGCAGGACGAGCAGGTGCTCAAGCAGCTCCGCGAGATCACCCCGGCCACGCTGGTGACGATGGCTCCGGCCGACGACTGGAAGCTGTTCTTCCGCGGGGTCGGCAACGCCGTGAACAAGCTGGACGCGGCCAACAAGTTCATCACCGACCACGAGGCCGCCGCCAAGGCCGCCGGTGAGAAGCTCGGCAAGAACAAGGGCGCCGAGGTCTCCATCGTCCGCTGGAACCCGGACGGGCCGAGCTGGATGGAGAACAAGCAGTTCGCCAGCGGTGTCGCGCTGGAGATGGGGCTGAAGCGGCCCGCGTCCCAGAACAAGGACGGCAACGCGCACACGCCGTCGCTGAGCCTGGAGAAGATCAACGAGATCGACGGCGACTGGCTGTTCCTGTCGACGCTGACCTCGGACGGCGCCAAGGCGCTCAAGGACGTCCAGAACAAGCCGGCCTACAAGGAGCTCGGCGCCGTCAAGAACAAGCAGGTCGTGACGGTCGACGGCTCGGTCTGGTCCACCCGTGGCGGGCCGCTCGCGGCCGACGTGGTGATGGAGGACTACATCAAGGCGCTCTCCGCCAAGTAG
- the fecE gene encoding iron-dicitrate transporter ATP-binding subunit (Part of the FecBCDE citrate-dependent iron (III) transport system) produces MDIRVEQLTAGYAGHTAVDRVDLTVESGQVVAIVGPNGCGKSTLLRSVARLHQPRSGKVFAGGADIWELRQRDAAHRIALLPQSPQAPEAVTVAGLVRYGRHPHQGLFRQWSHEDEEAVTRALEATGTTGLADRRLDQLSGGQRQRCWLAMALAQETPIVLLDEPTSALDIGHAVEVLDLVREVAAEGRTIVMVVHDLAGAARYADTLVAMRAGRIVASGPPREIVDADLVRELYGIEAEILTATSDGTPVVVPTVSAPPVAA; encoded by the coding sequence GTGGACATCCGTGTTGAACAGCTCACCGCTGGGTACGCCGGTCATACCGCCGTGGACCGTGTCGATCTGACCGTCGAGTCCGGACAGGTGGTGGCGATCGTCGGCCCCAACGGCTGCGGCAAGTCGACCCTGCTGCGCTCCGTGGCCCGCCTCCACCAGCCGCGCTCGGGCAAGGTGTTCGCGGGCGGGGCCGACATCTGGGAGCTGCGCCAGCGGGACGCCGCCCACCGCATCGCCCTGCTGCCCCAGTCCCCGCAGGCCCCGGAGGCCGTCACCGTCGCCGGGCTCGTACGGTACGGACGCCACCCGCACCAGGGGCTGTTCCGCCAGTGGTCGCACGAGGACGAGGAGGCGGTGACCCGGGCCCTGGAGGCGACCGGCACGACCGGTCTGGCCGACCGCCGCCTCGACCAGCTCTCCGGCGGCCAGCGCCAGCGCTGCTGGCTCGCCATGGCCCTCGCCCAGGAGACCCCGATCGTCCTGCTCGACGAGCCGACCAGCGCCCTGGACATCGGCCACGCCGTCGAGGTGCTGGACCTGGTGCGCGAGGTCGCGGCCGAGGGCCGGACCATCGTCATGGTCGTCCACGACCTGGCCGGGGCCGCCCGGTACGCCGACACCCTGGTCGCCATGCGCGCCGGGCGGATCGTCGCCTCCGGCCCGCCCCGCGAGATCGTCGACGCCGACCTCGTACGGGAGCTGTACGGCATCGAGGCGGAGATCCTCACCGCCACCTCCGACGGCACCCCCGTCGTCGTACCGACCGTGAGCGCGCCTCCCGTCGCTGCCTGA
- a CDS encoding methylmalonyl Co-A mutase-associated GTPase MeaB produces MAAKIDIDSYVQGVLDGRRAFIARAITLVESTRAEHRVLAQELLSRLLPHAGAARRIGISGVPGVGKSTFIDALGTMLTGLGHRVAVLAVDPSSSRTGGSILGDKTRMERLAVDPAAFVRPSPTAGTLGGVAKATRESIVVMEAAGYDVVLVETVGVGQSETAVANMVDTFLLLTLARTGDQLQGIKKGVLELADAIAVNKADGPHERDARSAARELAGALRLMHPADAAWTPPVLTCSARESTGLDTLWDRLEQHRTVLESTGRLAAKRRDQQVDWTWSMVRDELLDSLRNHPAVRKLAPELEQRVREGTLTATLAAEEILGVFRGDGPA; encoded by the coding sequence ATGGCTGCCAAGATCGACATCGACAGTTATGTGCAGGGAGTGCTCGACGGCAGGCGGGCGTTCATCGCCCGCGCGATCACGCTCGTCGAGTCGACGCGGGCCGAACACCGGGTGCTGGCCCAGGAGTTGCTGAGCCGGTTGCTGCCGCACGCGGGGGCGGCCCGGCGGATCGGGATCAGCGGGGTGCCGGGGGTGGGCAAGTCCACGTTCATCGACGCGCTCGGCACGATGCTCACCGGGCTCGGCCACCGGGTGGCGGTGCTCGCCGTCGACCCGTCCTCCAGCCGTACGGGCGGTTCCATCCTGGGCGACAAGACCCGGATGGAGCGGCTCGCGGTGGACCCGGCCGCCTTCGTCCGCCCCTCCCCCACCGCCGGGACGCTGGGCGGGGTGGCGAAGGCGACCCGGGAGTCCATCGTGGTGATGGAGGCGGCGGGGTACGACGTGGTGCTCGTGGAGACCGTGGGGGTCGGGCAGTCGGAGACGGCCGTGGCCAACATGGTCGACACGTTCCTGCTGCTGACCCTGGCCCGGACCGGCGACCAGCTGCAGGGCATCAAGAAGGGGGTCCTGGAGCTGGCGGACGCCATCGCGGTGAACAAGGCCGACGGTCCGCACGAGCGCGACGCCCGCTCGGCGGCGCGTGAACTGGCGGGCGCGCTGCGGCTGATGCACCCGGCGGACGCGGCCTGGACGCCTCCGGTGCTCACGTGCAGCGCCCGCGAGTCGACCGGGCTCGACACGCTGTGGGACCGGCTGGAGCAGCACCGTACGGTCCTGGAGTCCACCGGCCGTCTGGCGGCCAAGCGCCGTGACCAGCAGGTGGACTGGACGTGGTCCATGGTCCGCGACGAGCTGCTGGACAGCCTGCGCAACCACCCGGCGGTACGGAAGCTGGCGCCGGAGCTCGAACAGCGCGTCCGCGAGGGCACGTTGACGGCGACGCTGGCCGCCGAGGAGATCCTCGGCGTGTTCCGGGGCGACGGGCCCGCCTGA
- a CDS encoding peptidase M20: MTAPGTERSATPAEEVADERLGALRSAVRATVAQHTDALLELSRRIHADPETAFEEHRSAALCAELLAAHGFEVTAPAHGLETAFRAAIGSGPVTVAIACEYDALPGLGHACGHNLIAAAGVGAALGLAPYADELGLTVRVLGTPAEERGAGKALLLEAGAFDGVDAAMMVHPCPFELADFRSFALGTLDVTYTGRSAHPSLNPHEGRNAADALTVAQVALGLLRQQLPPQWRVHGVTTAAGTAPNLIPDRATATYEIRALAAEDLRELRQRVEDCFRAGALATGCEVTLERPEPDYLDFRGDPELLRLWTANARELGRAESVERPPFACTDMGNVSHVVPSIHPVLDISGGACGPHEPEFVAAAVSPAAEQALLDGAVGMAWTAADFAAARAAGTEASPAV; this comes from the coding sequence ATGACCGCCCCCGGAACCGAACGCTCCGCCACCCCGGCCGAAGAGGTGGCCGACGAGCGGCTCGGCGCCCTGAGGTCCGCCGTACGGGCCACGGTCGCCCAGCACACCGACGCCCTGCTCGAGCTGAGCCGGCGCATCCACGCCGATCCGGAGACCGCCTTCGAGGAGCACCGCTCCGCCGCGCTCTGCGCCGAACTCCTGGCCGCGCACGGCTTCGAGGTCACCGCACCCGCCCACGGCCTGGAGACGGCCTTCCGGGCCGCGATCGGCTCGGGGCCCGTCACCGTCGCCATCGCCTGCGAGTACGACGCCCTGCCGGGCCTCGGCCACGCCTGCGGCCACAACCTGATCGCCGCCGCCGGGGTCGGCGCGGCGCTCGGCCTCGCCCCGTACGCGGACGAACTCGGCCTGACCGTACGGGTTCTGGGCACCCCCGCCGAGGAGCGCGGGGCGGGCAAGGCGCTGCTCCTGGAGGCCGGGGCCTTCGACGGCGTGGACGCCGCGATGATGGTCCACCCCTGCCCCTTCGAACTCGCCGACTTCCGTTCGTTCGCCCTCGGCACCCTGGACGTCACCTACACCGGCCGCTCCGCCCACCCCAGCCTCAACCCGCACGAGGGCCGCAACGCCGCCGACGCGCTCACGGTCGCCCAGGTCGCCCTGGGGCTCCTGCGCCAGCAACTGCCGCCCCAGTGGCGGGTGCACGGCGTCACGACGGCGGCCGGGACCGCGCCCAACCTGATACCCGACCGGGCCACCGCCACCTACGAGATCCGCGCGCTCGCCGCCGAGGACCTGCGGGAGCTGCGGCAGCGCGTCGAGGACTGCTTCCGGGCCGGTGCGCTCGCCACAGGCTGCGAAGTGACCCTGGAGCGCCCCGAGCCCGACTACCTCGACTTCCGGGGCGACCCGGAGCTGCTCCGGCTCTGGACCGCCAACGCCCGCGAGCTCGGCCGCGCCGAATCCGTCGAGCGCCCGCCCTTCGCCTGTACGGACATGGGCAACGTCTCGCACGTGGTGCCCTCGATCCACCCGGTGCTGGACATCAGCGGAGGGGCCTGCGGCCCGCACGAGCCCGAGTTCGTCGCCGCGGCGGTCTCCCCGGCGGCCGAACAGGCGCTGCTGGACGGCGCGGTGGGCATGGCATGGACGGCGGCGGACTTCGCGGCGGCCCGTGCGGCCGGTACGGAAGCTTCCCCGGCCGTCTGA